The Candidatus Paceibacterota bacterium region TCGTTAAAATTCTCGCAGTTCCAGCAACGCAAACTGCATCCAAAATCTTCTATTTACAACAATGCGAATTGGAACATTTATCGCAAAGAAAAAACGCACCAAGGGTGCGTTTTTGATTTTGTACTATTACCAGAATTCTTTCACACGAGCAGGTCGTTCCATGGAACCGATGGGCACCCTGATGATGTATTCAACGCGGGGCTGATCAGCCGTGAACCAAAGCGCTTTTCCGACGATGTTTATCGTCCTCTTTTCGATGACTCCGCCATCACGTTGCTCAAAAGAAAGACGCACCTCTCCTTCAGTGAATATTCCTTGTGACGGAAACCCTTCACTATCGAGATTCACGATATAGGCATCTTTCTTCGTATCGCCATCATTCGATACTGCAACAGCAATGACATAGACAACGGCTTTGTGCGGTCGCGAGAGTGGTGAAAGCTTTACCATCTCGGACCACACGACTTTTCGTGCACTCACCTGTAGAGGAATGTAGAGCAGCACGAATACCACAAGCGCGCACCCAACCGCACTAACGAGCAGCGCAGGAACTTTGAGTGCTCTTTTCGTCGCTTTAGCGGAAATGAGCAATGCGAAGAAAAAGAACACACTGAGTACTGTATAGGTAAGCCAGAGCATACGCTCTCCTTTGTTTGGAAATATCCTGCTCAGTTATAGCATGGGGCAATGCACTGTCAACGAAATAAAAACCACTTGATTATTCGTCAAATGGTTCTGGCAATTCAGGACTACGCTCCCAAACAAATCGCTGACGGAGTGCATAGTCATCAATGGTGAGCGACTCAGGATTACTATTACAAAATGCTTCCGCATCGAGCACAAGCTCGCGCTGCGCTGTCGAAAGCCCCATGAGCATACCCATCATTTTGAAATACGCGGCCATGCCATGATGAGGGAGATCCTCGGTGCGTGGTAGATACTCTTCGCCATATGCAAAGAGCTCAATGCTATTGATACGTGGCGCAGCCAGCATGCGTGTAACAGCGGATGTGTGTGCTCCAAAGTCTCCTGCTGAATGCATAGAAGTAAAAGTATCGCGTGATGAAGAGAGAAGATGGCGGAGAGACAGGGGTTCGGTCATAGGGGGATGATAGCAGAGAAATGGGGAAATGCGAAATACTAATGCGATACAGTTACGATGCAGAGGGAAACGTAAAACCGTTCCGGTTTGAGTTTCATTGAGCGCAGGGCCGCACTAAATCAGACATATCAATAGATTAGGGAGGCGAAAAACCTTTTAGGTTTTTACCTCTTGGAACGCTTCGCGTACTAAATCAGATATATCTAATACAAGGGCAAACAAAAACCCTTTGGGTTTGTGTTTGATTGAGCGCAAAGCCGCGCGGAATAGGAGTCGGGACTTGAGCACGACTCTCAAAGTATTAGAGTCCGAGAGAGGACTTTGTCACAAGTCACTAAGTCTCGCTTCGGCTACGCCTCGCTGCGACTAAGTGCTCGCGACCCCGGCTCGGCTACGACCGCTTCGGTCGGAACCTCAGCGGCCGGCTTCGCGGCCTCCGCCTTTCAAGTCCTCGCTCGGATCGCAACGATAAAACAAAAAAGAGCTTGCGCTCTTTTTTGTATCGTTGTGTCCGAGAGAGGACTTGAACCTCCATGGGTTACCCCGCTACCACCTCAAGGTAGTGCGTCTACCAATTTCGCCACCCGGACATTTATTGTGGAGTCACTATAGCAGAACGCCAGAAGAAATCAAGTGCCTTTAAATATTCCTTTAATATGCTAGACTGCGAATACAAACAAAAGGGCACGTGGCGGAATTGGTATACGCGTACGTCTCAGAAGCGTATGGGGAAACCCATGGGAGTTCAAGTCTCCCCGTGCCCACAATGACCAAAAACAATGCGCGAGCATTGTTTTTGTTTGTCATTGCGAGGTACGGAGGGACTTGAAAGACGGAGCCGGGTGCGAGGCGGATATTCATGAAGCTTGGGGCAAGCTTCATACCGCCAAGCAAGACGGAACTACGCCCACAGCGAAGCTTTGGGAGCGAGGACGAGTGAGTCCGGGGAGGAACCACCCTATATTTCTGGAGTGATGAGCGAACAGAAATATAGAGGTGAGTTGACCCCTCGAGTCATCTTCTCTAGTGACTTGTGACCAAGTCTCCCCGTGCCCACAAAACAAAAAACCAGACTCCCGTCTGGTTTTTTGATTATTACATCTGCGCAGGTACTCCCCCACCCATCTTCTTCCCCGCCTTAAGGCTTAGAATAAAGATGATCGTATAAAAGAGGAATCCAACTGAACACAATGGCAAACTATATACGAATGCCATGAATCCATCCGAGAAGAGAATCGGCAATTCTCCTGCAGTAAGATAGCCCGAGAATAATGCGCCAAAAAGTGAAAACCCTGTGACTGCCACCAACAGACCCTTCGTGAATCCATTCTTCACTTGTGCCATGATCATGAGCACGGTGAGTACTGCATACACCAGGAAGCCAGTGTAACACGCAGGATAGCCAAGGAAGTATGGACACTGAGAACCAAAAGCGCATGTTGCGGTAAAGATCTTCACTCCCGAAAGATATCCCGAGAAAGCGAGACCTGCGAGAATAAAACCGAAAATTGTTTTAAACAATGTGGATGTTTTTTCCATATGATTTAGTGTTAACTTAACCATAAGTATAGCATACTTCAATTAGATCATTTCCTTTAGGGTGTTCAAGGCGAGCATTGCACACTTTTCTCGCATCGGACCAATATCTACATGAAGCAAAGCAAGCATATCCTCTCTAGTGAGCGACTTTATCTCTTCTTCGGTCATACCCCTCAGCTTATCGGAAAGCAGCGATGCTGCGGCTTGAGAAATAGCGCAACCGTAACCATCGAAGCTTGCCTCTGAAACCTTTTTAATATTTCCCTCTTCCCACTTGATATACCATGTTAGATCATCTCCGCAGGACACATTCTTTCCTCGGTGCATCAAATCTGCATCGTTCATCACTTGTTTGTGGTGCGGATGCTTATAATGTTCCAAAATATGTGCTTGATAAAGTGAATCCATAGAATTTTAGTCAACAAACAGTTTACGCACTTCTTTTAACGCTTCCACTAATCCATCAATATCACTTTCGTTGTTGTAGAGATAGAAACTTACTCGTGTCGTCGCGGCAACACCAAGCTCCTCATGGTAAGGCAATGCACAATGATGTCCTGGGCGCACAGCAACACCATGTCGACCGAGAATTTCTGCAACATCATGAGGGTGTGCAAAATCACAAATGAATGCGACGTCGCCGATATTCAGTACATCATCATGCTCTGCAATCACATGGACTCCTTCTATCTGCAAAAGTCCCGTAATGGTTTTTGAGACAAGTCCCCCAACATGCTCGTGAATATGCTCAACTCCGATATGCATCAAATAATCGATAGCAGCACCGAGCGCAATCACTCCTCCGATGTTTTTCGTTCCGGGTTCAAATCGATCAGGAATACCAGACCACTCAGCATCATTCTTGCTGACCTCCGCAATCATATGCCCTCCAAAAACCGCTGGCGATAGTGTTTCGAGAAGTTCTCGCTTTACCCAGAGCACCCCCACACCAGTTGGCCCCAAAATTTTGTGGCCTGAAAAGTAAAGCGCATCTGCTCCAAGAGCATGCACATTAACCGGAATATGCCCGATAGCAGCAGTCGCATCCACAATCATAAATGCTGCATGCGCATGGGCGATTGCTGCAATAGTAGAAATAGGATTTATCGTGCCTGTCACATTCGACGCGAGCATGACCGACACAATTGCAGTGTCATCAGTGATCAATTTCTCTGCCTCAGCAATATTCAATCGCACAGAGTCTTTCTGCAGTGCAACGTGCCCGAGCGAAAGTCCTCGACGCTTCACCAACTGCTGTAATGGTACGAGTGAGGCGTGATGTTCCATCACACTCGTCACTACAGTATTTTTTCCGTTTTCCCAAAATGCAGGCGTTTCATCAAGCATACGTATGAGCATGTTTGAAGATTCAGTCGCTCCGCCAGTAAAAATTATCTCGTCTGGCTCCGCGCCGATAAATGCAGCAATTTTATTTCTTGCGTCCTCATAAAGTTCGGTTGCACGCGCTGCTTCAGGAAATATTGCTCGATGCGTATTTGCGCGTGCATGGAGATAATAGTCATCCTGCGCATCAATCACCGCGCGTGGCGTAAGTGAAGTAGCCTGCGAATCGAGGTAGTGCGCACTTCCACTTGCGAGTTGCGGAAAATCTTTGCGAATGCCAATAAGATCGTATGTCATGAATCGAGTATACGTCCGCATAAAAAAGTTGCAAACAAAAAGCCCCCAAGCGGGGGCTTTGCTTACTGCTGAAGATATTCCACGGGGAAGAGAAAGCCTCCAAAGGTGAGCGCGATCTCGAGCTCCTTGAGCTTCGGATTGAACAGGAGGGAGAATTCCTCATTGAGCGACGCGATATCGTCGGCAGTGAAATACTCCGTTGGCTCCAGGCCGTCTTGCCCCACCAACACGAGGTCGACGGAGACCTTCCGCTCAGGGATGTTGAAGGTCAAGCAGACCGTGTTCAGGTTTGGCGTGAAATACTTCTTCGCGAAGAACTTGCCGAGCGCGACGACGAACACCGGCATGATGAGCTCGATGATCTTGTGCGTCTCATCGCGCAAAATCCCTTTGTTCCGATCCAGCGCCTGCTGCGCACGCTCCACGCTCTTCTCCGCGGCACGCACCATCGCTTCGGCAAGAACGAGCTGCTCGATGTTGTGCATCATAAAACCTCCTGGGTTTTCCTGACTTAGAACTACCACACATATTTGCACCTGTAAACCCCTCCCCGTATTTACGCATTTCACCCACTCCACACCATGAAACGGCGAGGATTTCACTTGTGTACCTTAATGGAACGGCGAGAGATTTTTCGCAAGGTTGGCATGTCGGAGCGAGGACCGCAGTGAGACGTATCGGGCATACGATGAACGCGGACCAGAGCGAGACATGCCAAGATTGCGGAAAATATCCCCCGCTACTACTATGCCCACAAGAAACAGCAGAATAAAAAAATAAATCCCATAAGGGATTTATTTTTTTATTCTGCTGTTTCGAAGTCTGTAGATGAACCTCCACCAATAATTGTCTGCTTCATCTTACGACGCACATCACGCACTGCCTTCTCACGTACGTAGTAAAGCTTTGCGCGACGCACTGTTGAGCGCTTCACGAGCTCAATCTCGTTGATTGATGGTGAGAAGAGTGGGAACACGCGCTCTACACCAACACCAGATGCGACACGGCGCACAGTGAATGATGCACCTGCAGTATTGCCGTGCTTCGTTGAGAGCACAAGACCCTCAAATGCCTGCAAACGGTACTTCTGCTTTGCCTTATCTTCAAGGACCTTCACCCAAACACGTACCGTATCACCGGCAGTAAGTTCGAGCTTCTTGCGAGACTCCATGTTGACTGGGGTCGTTGTAATTTTGCTGATCAATTCCGTATTCATAGTGGAGTCAATCTATCACAAATGCTGTTTTTTGGCAAGCCCCATAAGGGTTTATTACTTACAGATGCACAGTACCTTGCATGACATAGTACCATATGCTATACTGGTTTAAGCATTGTAAACATATTTATTACCTATGGACCAAGAAGCAAAAGCACAATTACGCAAAGGCCTGCTTGAGTATTGCATTCTCCTTGCGGTCGGAAACGGAAAAGCATACGCAAGCGATATCATCGAGGCGCTCAAGGTAGCAGACCTCATCATCGTTGAGGGAACACTCTATCCCCTACTTACACGCATGAAGAATAATAGTCTGCTTGAGTATAGTTGGCAGGAATCACCGAGCGGCCCACCGCGCAAGTACTATGCACTTACCCCCTCAGGCAAAGCCCTACGCGGACGGCTCGACAAGACCTGGGACGATCTCATTACTTCCGTTTCATTACTCCGCCGTTAATTCATTACCATGGAAAAGATAACTCAAATCTCAATTAATTCCGTACTCTTTGCTCTCGAGGAGAGCGCATATAATAAACTCTCTTTCTATCTCGAAGAAATTCGTTCTGCATTTGCAGATGAGACGGGTGGGCAAGAGATACTCAAAGATATCGAGGCGCGCATCGCAGAACACCTCAAGAATCGCAGTGAAGCGGTTATATCTATAAAGGCAGTTGACGAAGTCATTGCCACCATGGGTACAGTAGCGGAGCTTACCGGACAGACGGAGACAAGTACGTCAAAGGCAAAGAAGGTTACATCAGCATCTGCTCAAGCAGAGCGACGACTCTATCGTGATGAAGATAGGGCGATTCTCGGTGGCGTCTGTGCAGGAATTGCTGCCTATCTTGAAGTAGATCCAACATGGGTACGCATCGCAT contains the following coding sequences:
- a CDS encoding cysteine desulfurase: MTYDLIGIRKDFPQLASGSAHYLDSQATSLTPRAVIDAQDDYYLHARANTHRAIFPEAARATELYEDARNKIAAFIGAEPDEIIFTGGATESSNMLIRMLDETPAFWENGKNTVVTSVMEHHASLVPLQQLVKRRGLSLGHVALQKDSVRLNIAEAEKLITDDTAIVSVMLASNVTGTINPISTIAAIAHAHAAFMIVDATAAIGHIPVNVHALGADALYFSGHKILGPTGVGVLWVKRELLETLSPAVFGGHMIAEVSKNDAEWSGIPDRFEPGTKNIGGVIALGAAIDYLMHIGVEHIHEHVGGLVSKTITGLLQIEGVHVIAEHDDVLNIGDVAFICDFAHPHDVAEILGRHGVAVRPGHHCALPYHEELGVAATTRVSFYLYNNESDIDGLVEALKEVRKLFVD
- the rplS gene encoding 50S ribosomal protein L19, translating into MNTELISKITTTPVNMESRKKLELTAGDTVRVWVKVLEDKAKQKYRLQAFEGLVLSTKHGNTAGASFTVRRVASGVGVERVFPLFSPSINEIELVKRSTVRRAKLYYVREKAVRDVRRKMKQTIIGGGSSTDFETAE
- a CDS encoding SUF system NifU family Fe-S cluster assembly protein — encoded protein: MDSLYQAHILEHYKHPHHKQVMNDADLMHRGKNVSCGDDLTWYIKWEEGNIKKVSEASFDGYGCAISQAAASLLSDKLRGMTEEEIKSLTREDMLALLHVDIGPMREKCAMLALNTLKEMI
- a CDS encoding PadR family transcriptional regulator translates to MDQEAKAQLRKGLLEYCILLAVGNGKAYASDIIEALKVADLIIVEGTLYPLLTRMKNNSLLEYSWQESPSGPPRKYYALTPSGKALRGRLDKTWDDLITSVSLLRR